DNA from Macadamia integrifolia cultivar HAES 741 chromosome 12, SCU_Mint_v3, whole genome shotgun sequence:
ACATTCCTACCTAGTCAATAATTCTCTGGACTTCCTCCActtcttcagtagcttcttTAAGCGCTACATCAAAGTTAGGGAACCTCTACCTCATCCACCCCTTTAGAGCACTCTTCACTGCTCTTAATTTCTATGCCAGCCTGCCAATGGGACCACCCCTAACCTCCCTAGAACAAACCCCCATCACTAGGCCTTCTAATGATTCCgcttccatccaaaaatgatgaaagtgaaaaggggCATTTCGAGGCTTGGGAATCACTGCCAATTAAAAAAGGATTGGAACATGATCCGAAATTGATCTATGGAGCACCTACTGGCCGCAATCACCAAAAGCTTCCATCCATTGAGCATTGAAAGAACTTCTATCAAGCATTGCCACCACGTGCCCTCTACGTCTATTGTTCGTCCAGATAAATTTTGACCCCTGAGAGGAAGAGCTTATCAGAtcacaagcatccaccatggCTTGGAACTCTACTGCGGCACCCACATTGAATCTACCAAGGCCCCTCTACTCATAAGAATACAACGTGGTATTAAAGTCCCCTAAAATGACCCATGGAAGGGATAGAGCAGCCGTAGTGCCCAACTCCACCCAAAGATTCCTATGCTCTGCCCTAAAGCATGATGCATAAATCATGGAAACCAATACCTGTTGACCATTCCATTGCAGTGAAACTGAAATCATTTGCTCCGAGGATTGCACCACTACTGGCCGAGTAAGAGAATTTTTCTAGACTACCCAGAGGTTTGGCACTTTGTCACGACAggaattataaataatttcAGCTATGAATCCCAGCCgattaaaaaataggaaagggaaaGACACTGAATCCACCATGGGCAAAATACACACCACATTAGGGGAATGATCACAAAAAAAACATGCAATGCTCTAGTAGCCACTGCCTTTCGAACACCTCGGATATTCTAATAGAAGGTCTGCATAATTAACTAGTTGTTCCTTCCAACCTGTCCGACCTCAAGGTTTGACCACCACCTTTGTTTTTcgttctccttttctcccctaCTTCGGTCCCTTTCTCAACCATCTTCACCGCTTTTTTGATAGCTTGAGCCCCCATCCGAGCAATGTCCTTCCTGCTCAAAGGGAGCTGCAATGGGGCTGTATACTCCCTATTCGTCACTGTATGACCCCCCTGCCTGCCAAACCTCCTCAGGTACTTCCTAGGGACAACCCTGTCCTCTTTGGTCGCACAGAAACCACACCTTAAGAGGAGGGTGTTATGGCCATGCTCACTTGCTGCTACATATCCATTAGACCAGACGAGGAAACTGGACCAACTTAGTTCGGTTCTCCTCCCTTGACAATATCAAGTTGGTCTGATTCTGACCCAGACTCAGAGCATGACTCATCATCAGACTGGCCCACCTCATCATTAGAAGATACCATATCCTTATCTGAATCAGAAGATTCAGTGTTGATCTCATCCCTATCATGAGATTCCTCATTTAATTTATCCCCCTCATGAGCCGATTCCATATtttctgaaatagaaataatagGATTGTGATTGGGAGAAATCAATTCGATTAAAATCTCACCTTCCTCCACATTTGGTAACTGAGGTGAGGAATTAATGGGAATAATGGTGCCTGACACTACTCCATCAGCGCTGGATAAGGGCTGAGAGCTGTTCAcaaattttgaattcaaattcaaaaaatcatgaTCCATTCTTTCCAATGAAGTGATGTTTCGAACCGGTGAGTTACTCATTCCTGAGTTGACTCTATCTTCTTCATACATCGCCCCTGGTATCCCTACCTTGTCTCGAGCATTCTGTCGCTCGTCATAGGCCTTCTTTTCTCAGCAGGCATTAACTTGGTGCCCCAATTTTTTACAGAAGCCACATTTCCCCAATGAGTCCTTATAGATCAACTATTGCTTGAACCAGAACAAGGTCGCAGTCCCAGGTTGTTTGCATTCAACTTGGATTTCCTCCAGCCTCAAAACCCTCACTTCCATCTCCACCAGAACATGAGCATAATTCCCATATATAACGTTCTTGGTGGGTTGATCAAGCCCAACTGGCCTCCCTACCGTCTTGGCCATTGTCAATAAGACCTTTTCATGCCAAAATTCCAATGGTAAGTCTGGAAAAGGCACCCAAACTAGGACCTTATTGATCAATTCTTCATGGATGCTAAAGTCTGGACGCCATCTTTGAAACCAAATGAGTTAACCTCCAATCGTCATAGGGCTTCGCTTCCACATCAGGGCTATGTCATTTTCagactcaaattggaaaatcGTGAAACCCTTACCTATGGGTATCATCTTCACTCTGCCTTTCAGCTTCCAAGATTCATGGGCTTCTCTGCATACGTCATCTAGGGAAAGAAAGCGAAAATTGATTATATTGATCAGGGCAAATCGGTATTTGTTTAATCTATCCAAGTAAGCCTCCTGGGGGATGATCACCTTGGTCAAATTCCCTACATGAACTGGGTCAGGCAGTTCGTCCACCATCAGTGCATTTGATCCTACCGCATTTGCATAAGATTTGTGTGGTAATGGATCCGCTAGGGTAGTCCCTTTTTCAAAAGCTTCAGAATCAGAACCGACAATAGAGGCAAAGGTTTTTTTCGCAGCAAGAGTAGGATCCTTTCCCCCATCCAAAACTGCCTACTCCATGGGAGGTTGAGCCTTCCTAAAATTAGTTAACTGGAGTTAACTTCCCCTATCCGGTGGGAGGCCACCTCTTGGATAGTTCCTTGAGTGTGTGAGAGAGGGCTCTCTGACATTATGCCAAACAGGATGATGTGTTTGAAATGTCATGTGATTACCTGCATTTAAACTCTACATATTTCACGGTCGTTTCTTATggttgtttgtcatcaccaaaaagggggagattgttgggaatatGACCAAACTCCTTTAAatgttttggtaataacaagCAAACCATAGCTTTAACTATGTGTGCTAAGTGATGGTTAGTACAAGAAGACCGCTCAAGCTATGCATGGTTGAAGAATCAAGTCATGACATGAAGATCAAGAATGGAAGCTTTACAACAAAATGAAAGGCAAAAGAGGAATCATCAAGCGATGATGAAGACTTCAAGACCCAAGTCAAGATGAAGGCCCTAGGATAGTCCAGTACTCGTTGTATAGTGTACTCTTTATATGTATATGTGCACGCACTTCATGCATCGCATaccatcatactagaatgactatAGGACATTTCTTAACCTACCTGGAAGCCCATAGGTGGTGTAGAACATAATTAGAAATACATGTTCTATGTGATTTTCtataacctgactcaagggtattttggaaattCCTAGAGTGGATATCAGGAATTGAATcctttatagaagttgtaggaaatcgagtcatgATTATAAAACAACTTGAATCGGGTTAATCCAATATTAGACTAAAGAGCTATGGCTGAAATACTAACAACTGGTTAGTATGACACTTGTCTGTCAAAAATAGGACAGAACGTAGGCGGttgaccggctggaagccccggttaACTGGACCTATCCGAGGCCATAGCCAATAGACCGGATGAAAGTCCCGGTTGATTGGCACCTACCTGGACCATTTCCCGGTCGATTGGCACCTACCTGGACCATTTCCCGGTCGATTGGCACCTACCTAGACCATTTGTAACAGCTAGTTTTCTATCTCCAATGGCTCTTTTTGGTCAACCGGCTGGCGGTCACCTATGAATGGCGGTCGACTGTTAGATCCAAAATATGATCGTTAGAGTCCGATTTACTGCTTGAAAAGCTCTCTTAATCTctcctataaatacctaagatgCTCATAACTAATTACCAATTAAGTTGAGCATTAAGAGCTTTATTGTGAGCATACAAAAGTTAGAAAGTCACTCTATCCTACTTGAGCAGTCTGATCTTCCACACTTCATAGAaaagctcaagtctcaatcaagttttctaCATTCTACAATGCAAGTCAAAGTTATAGAGAAGACTTTACACAAAGGTGcatcatttcattttcattatcatttgcaccacaccaaaggtattcctcttattccacttttctatattttctgttttataattctagactgtacttaggattgtaagggttctcttatcctaaaaagaatAAGGCGCCTCTTTGCTTGCAAAGAAGATTGTAAAGGCGCATCTCTTCCTgcaaaggggatttgtaaggatactcttatccataaaaagattgtaaatattttcttccctacctattgTTCTAAAAGGGAGAACTATTGAAATACCTTACACCAGGACTCTTATAGGCAGTGGACTAGACttggattgagtcgaaccactataaatctcgttgttgtgtgattgtgactTTTATTCCCcagtttttgtttctcttaatCGTACTTGGGATAATTATTTTGAAACTCTTAAATTTTCAccagtataacctattcacccccttaTAGGTTATTTCAAAAGGTCTAGAAACCTTCATTAGTaaagaaaatttaataaaagaacATATATATGTACAAAACATATATTGGCAATTCCTTAATTGAAGGAAAGCCTTCAGAAGATATTAAACATAAATATACAAGAGAGGATCAGTGCAGAGATGGTCGAGTTGGGTAATACACCATATATAGCTTATGCATGATGTAGCCAGTCCAAGATATATCATGTATATCTCATAACATATACTCCACCTCAAGTTGGAGCATGAAGATCCATAATGTCCAACTTGGATGACAGTGAAACTGATCTCAACTAAGTGGTTTGGTAAAAATATCTGTCAATTGTTCATTACTTGCAACATAACATGTCTTAAGATTCCTAGATTACATCCATTCACGAATGAGGTGATAGTTGAGTTCAATATGCTTGGTACACTCATAAAATACTAAACTAGAGATCATGTGAAGAGCGACTTGgttattgttaaaaaaaaaaaaaaaaaatcattggttgTGGATGAGAAACACCAAGGTCTGATAGAAATTCTTTTAACTCAATGAGTTCACATGTAGCAGAGGTCATAGATTCAATATTTAGCTTCTATAAGATCAGGAAAACAATTAATCGCTTCTTTAATTTCCAAGATATGGGAGTAGTACCTAATCGGTTCAGGTTTGCATTGATCGGGAGGACGAACTTTAGATACCTTTCAATGGATGACATTCAAAAGGAGGCGAAGGAGAATTGGAATCTAAAAGGCGGAGTGAAGATGGCTCCTATGGGGAAggggttttttcttttacaatttgAAAGGGAAGGAGACATGGCAGCCATGTGGAGACGAAGTCTTACAAGAGTCTGTGGGCAGATCATCAGATTCCAGCCTTGGAAGGCAGATTTTGATGTTCATGCCAAGAACGTCAAAACCAAGTTGGTTTGGATCAGATTTCCCGACCTGCCACTAGAATACTGGCACGAGAGGATTCTGCTAACAATGGCCAAGGCATCAGGGAGACCTGTGGCACTAGATAGACGAACTCGATCTGCGGCAATGGGCGCTTTTGCGAGAGTCCAGGTTGAGGTAGAGATTGGAGCTACCAGACTCGAAGAAATCCAAGTAGAACGAAGGCAACCAGGAACTAACGAAACattctggttcaaacaaaatattatatatgaaGATGCCTTGATCAGATGTGGTTTCTGCAAAAAAATGGGACATTCTGTCCATGTATGTAGAGTGAGAATGGACGCAGAGACCAGGAAGGAGTCGCAGCGCAAAGAGATTATTCCAGGGGCGACCTATGTAGATGAAGAGGAAGGCGTCCAGAGCAATGGTCACCGGAATGAGAACAGTGGCCGCCGGAATGAGCAGAATCCGATGGCTGGTGCGTCTAACTTGGAAAGATTTTCCTTACTTTCGAAGGAACGATCTCCTTCCATGTTTGACTCGCACACTTTAAGGAACATGGATGGAAAATCAGTTATGCATAATTTGAATGGAGACATACAAATATGCCttccattagaagaagaagggaatatgGAAGGAAATAATCTAGCTGACACGAATTACTTGGATGATGGGGAGAATGACTTGGATGATGGGGCGGATTCTATGGATGGATCGGATAATGGGTTGGTTGGTGGAAATGGGTCTCTTATGGGTCAACGTTCCTATAGAAATGTTGTTTCATCTTGTGGAGCTGAGAACAGCACCCATAGGGCCATACAAGAGAAGGAATCTTCAAGCTCCATTTACCATGGTAGTGGTGATCGGATGATGACCCTGTCTAGGCATGGCGAGCAACATGAGACTGGTCAGTGCCAAGCACTGCAATGGTACAATAATGTCATCTCGTCATTCAACCCTCTTGAGATTAATGGTGGCACGGTGGTGGTTAATCATAAGGAGGTAGAGCAGATAGACAAAACTCTCTGCGAAAGGGAGGCTTTGGATCTGGTTCCTGGAAGACAGGGAAAGGGGAAACACCTGACCAATACAGAGTAGACTTTGCGAAAGTCTGGCCGTATTGCCTCatcaaaaaatagtaaatgaaagccctctattggaatattagagggataAAGAAGGCTGCCGCAAGGTTAGCTTTGAGGAATATTTTAAGGGACAAAAGACCTGATTTCCTTTGCATTGCCGAACCTATGATTCCCTCTGACGCCTTTCGTACGTTGTTCTTCAACAAGCTGGGTTTTGAACCTGATTTCATCCATAACGAGCGTCTACGCGGAGTCTCAAATCTATGGCTGATTTGGCGAAGAGGTGTAGCAAAGCCTGTTGTGCTATCGTCTTCTGAGCAGCAAATCTCTGTCTCTGTGCAATGGGCTCAGGAAATTTTCATCTTATCTGTAGTGCACGCCAAATGCCTAAGAGCTGCTAGAAGAGAATTGTGGACCGACTTGGTGGCAACCCATCCTGGGCTGACTactccttggatgatttttggagatttcaatgccacccttctctcttctgaaaaaagggggcctgGAATTTTCAACCTAGGGTCAGCGGGAGATTTTGGCTCAATGGTGGATACTTGTTCACTAATTCAAGTTCCTTCGCAGGGAAGGAAATTCACATGGACTAATAACAGGAGAAGGGGTCATGTCTCTGCAGTGCTCGATCGAAGCTTTTGCAATGAGGCCTGGATTTCTTATTTTCAAGAATGTCACCAATTTGTCTTGCAGAGAGTGGCGTCTGACCATACTCCCATTTTGGTGGTGTCTGAAGGCTCTGAAAGACCAAAAAACTATCCTTTTCGCTTCCAGAGGTTCTGGGCAGACCATGAGGGTTATCTAAATGCAGTTAAGTCCTCCTGGGTGAATGACATTCCTGGATCGCCAATGATGGTTAtggctcaaaaattaaaaagattgaagGTCTTCCTGCGCTCCtgggcaaaagaaaattttccaaattttaatttggagatgatggaggcaaAAAAATGCATGGAGGAGATCCAGAATGAAATTGACAGAGATGGGATAAATGACTCAATTTATGCcaaagaagctgatgcaaagaccAGATATCTGAAGGCCCtgaaaaattatgagaaattatgggctgaaaaatcTCGTTCTAGATGGAAGAATCAAGGAGATAGATGCTCAAAATTATTTCACATCTCAGTAAAGATTCGGCGAATGAAGAACTCCATTAAATCTCTGAAGATGGTTGATGGGACCCTGATCTCTGATAGAGAGCAGATCAAGGAATTTGTTGCGGGTTTTTATGAGCATTTTCACAAAGGTACTCGCCTTACCAATCACATGGATTTATTGCAATGCATTCCTAATGTTTTGGAAGAATGGGATAGAGGTCGATTAGATGGTATTCCCTCTGACTCTGAGATTAAGAATGCGGTGTGGGATCTTGATCCAGATAGTGCTCCTGGACCAGATGGATTTCCTG
Protein-coding regions in this window:
- the LOC122057007 gene encoding uncharacterized protein LOC122057007 — encoded protein: MGAFARVQVEVEIGATRLEEIQVERRQPGTNETFWFKQNIIYEDALIRCGFCKKMGHSVHVCRVRMDAETRKESQRKEIIPGATYVDEEEGVQSNGHRNENSGRRNEQNPMAGASNLERFSLLSKERSPSMFDSHTLRNMDGKSVMHNLNGDIQICLPLEEEGNMEGNNLADTNYLDDGENDLDDGADSMDGSDNGLVGGNGSLITHRAIQEKESSSSIYHGSGDRMMTLSRHGEQHETGQCQALQWYNNVISSFNPLEINGGTVVVNHKEVEQIDKTLCEREALDLVPGRQGKGKHLTNTE